In Rhodoferax koreense, a genomic segment contains:
- a CDS encoding histidine phosphatase family protein: MGTLYLVRHGQASFGAEAYDQLSEQGLRQSRRLGEYLAHKGIVFEAALAGTLRRHAQTHAGICDGMGIDLPALAWPGLNEYDSAAVIATVHPEPLAKPDTPELYRHHFRLLRDGLTQWMNGVVSPRGMPSYTDFREGVVAALDHVRTRHTGNVLLVSSGGPIATAVGHVLGTTPETTIELNLRIRNSAVTEFAFTPKRHMLETFNTLPHLDHPDHAGWITYA; encoded by the coding sequence ATGGGAACCCTCTACCTCGTGCGCCACGGCCAGGCCTCGTTTGGCGCGGAAGCCTACGACCAGTTGAGCGAGCAGGGCCTGCGGCAGAGCCGGCGGCTCGGCGAGTACCTCGCGCACAAGGGCATCGTGTTCGAAGCCGCGCTGGCCGGTACGCTGCGCCGCCACGCCCAGACACATGCGGGCATCTGCGATGGCATGGGCATCGACCTGCCGGCGCTGGCCTGGCCCGGGCTCAACGAATACGACAGTGCGGCGGTGATCGCCACCGTGCATCCCGAACCGCTGGCCAAGCCCGATACACCCGAGCTGTACCGCCACCATTTCCGGCTGTTGCGCGACGGGCTGACGCAGTGGATGAACGGCGTGGTGAGCCCGCGCGGCATGCCGAGCTACACGGACTTCCGCGAGGGCGTGGTGGCCGCGCTGGACCATGTGCGCACGCGCCACACGGGCAATGTGCTGCTGGTGTCCAGCGGCGGGCCGATCGCCACCGCGGTGGGCCATGTCCTCGGCACGACGCCCGAGACGACGATCGAGCTCAACCTGCGCATCCGCAACAGCGCGGTGACCGAATTCGCGTTCACGCCGAAGCGGCACATGCTCGAGACCTTCAACACGCTGCCCCATCTGGACCACCCGGACCACGCCGGCTGGATCACCTACGCCTGA
- a CDS encoding YkvA family protein, whose translation MLQKIKSWARRIKRDAVTLWFAYRDPATPWLPKALCWFVVAYALSPIDLIPDFIPVLGFVDDALLLPGLIWLALRMLPAAVVTRSRAEAEAWLAQRHGQPASRAGLWLVMAAWLAGAVGLVYWWSGR comes from the coding sequence ATGCTGCAAAAAATCAAAAGCTGGGCCCGCCGCATCAAGCGCGACGCGGTGACGCTGTGGTTCGCCTACCGCGACCCGGCCACGCCATGGCTGCCGAAGGCGCTGTGCTGGTTCGTCGTGGCCTATGCGCTGAGCCCGATCGACCTGATCCCGGATTTCATCCCGGTGCTGGGTTTCGTGGACGACGCCTTGTTGTTGCCCGGGCTGATCTGGCTGGCGCTGCGCATGCTGCCGGCCGCCGTGGTCACGCGCAGCCGGGCCGAAGCCGAGGCCTGGCTGGCGCAGCGGCACGGCCAACCCGCCAGCCGGGCGGGCCTATGGCTGGTCATGGCGGCCTGGCTGGCCGGCGCGGTGGGGTTGGTCTACTGGTGGTCGGGGCGTTGA
- a CDS encoding VOC family protein: MPNVPNTASKLDHLVILAASLDEGVAWCEATLGIIPGPGGAHALMGTHNRLVKVASPAFPRAYVEIIAIDPAATPSRGRGLRRWFDMDDPALREKVTQNGPQLVHWVASVPDASNASAAWRMLGLDRGPVLTASRLTQDGLLQWQITVRDDGQRLLDGTLPTLIQWGEIHPADNMPDSGVSLQAFQLQHPQGALLQAALQGVGLSRFEVHTGPAQLVAVLQTPKGRVTLCSSPCAQRPDHQ; the protein is encoded by the coding sequence ATGCCCAATGTACCGAATACGGCCTCGAAGCTCGACCATCTGGTGATCCTCGCCGCGAGCCTGGACGAAGGCGTGGCCTGGTGCGAAGCCACGCTCGGCATCATTCCCGGCCCCGGCGGCGCGCACGCGCTGATGGGCACGCACAACCGGCTGGTCAAGGTCGCCAGCCCGGCCTTCCCGCGCGCCTATGTCGAAATAATTGCCATCGACCCTGCGGCGACGCCGAGCCGGGGGCGCGGCCTGCGCCGCTGGTTCGACATGGACGATCCCGCGCTGCGTGAGAAAGTCACACAAAACGGCCCGCAGTTGGTCCATTGGGTGGCAAGCGTGCCCGACGCCTCGAACGCCAGCGCCGCCTGGCGCATGCTCGGCCTGGACCGCGGCCCGGTGCTCACGGCCTCGCGCCTGACGCAGGACGGCCTTCTGCAGTGGCAGATCACGGTGCGCGACGACGGCCAGCGCCTGCTCGACGGCACGCTGCCGACGCTGATCCAGTGGGGCGAGATCCATCCCGCCGACAACATGCCCGACAGCGGGGTAAGCCTGCAGGCCTTCCAGTTGCAACACCCGCAGGGCGCGTTGCTGCAGGCCGCGCTGCAGGGTGTGGGCCTGTCGCGCTTCGAGGTGCACACCGGGCCGGCGCAACTCGTCGCGGTGCTGCAGACGCCGAAAGGCCGCGTCACGCTGTGCTCTTCACCTTGCGCTCAACGCCCCGACCACCAGTAG
- a CDS encoding PhzF family phenazine biosynthesis protein, which produces MPASQHLPRRFQQVDVFASAAYRGNPLAVVLDGEGLSQAQMQRFANWTHLSETTFVLPPSEAGREAGADYRVRIFDPLSELRFAGHPTLGSCHAWLRAGGQPRTPGVVVQECEVGLVKVRQTGGRLFFAAPPLQRNTPDGGVLAQVAEALGLEARHLVAAQTLDNGLPWLGLLLDSAETVLRIEPDHAALKRIGVTVGVAGPHGASPAPDAPQFEVRAFAAAVDVPEDPVTGSLNASLAQWLIHDGHAPAHYLAAQGTRLGRSGRVFISSDATGQVWVGGESVTCIDGTVLL; this is translated from the coding sequence ATGCCCGCGTCGCAGCACCTGCCGCGCCGATTTCAGCAGGTCGACGTGTTTGCCAGCGCCGCCTACCGCGGCAATCCGCTGGCGGTGGTGCTCGACGGCGAAGGGCTGAGCCAGGCGCAGATGCAGCGCTTCGCCAACTGGACCCATCTTTCAGAAACCACCTTCGTTCTGCCTCCGAGCGAGGCCGGGCGGGAGGCCGGTGCCGATTACCGGGTGCGCATCTTCGACCCTTTGAGCGAACTGCGCTTTGCCGGCCATCCCACCCTGGGCAGCTGCCACGCCTGGCTGCGAGCCGGCGGCCAGCCCCGGACACCGGGCGTCGTGGTGCAGGAATGCGAGGTAGGCCTGGTGAAGGTCCGGCAGACCGGCGGGCGGCTGTTTTTTGCGGCACCGCCCCTGCAGCGCAATACCCCCGATGGGGGCGTGCTGGCCCAGGTAGCCGAAGCCTTGGGGCTCGAAGCCCGGCACCTCGTCGCCGCGCAAACCCTGGACAACGGCCTGCCCTGGCTCGGCCTGCTGCTGGACAGCGCCGAGACCGTGCTGCGCATCGAGCCGGATCATGCGGCGCTGAAACGCATCGGCGTCACCGTCGGTGTGGCCGGCCCGCATGGCGCCAGCCCGGCGCCGGACGCACCGCAGTTCGAAGTGCGCGCCTTCGCCGCGGCCGTGGACGTGCCCGAAGACCCGGTGACGGGCAGCCTGAACGCGAGCCTTGCGCAGTGGCTCATCCATGACGGCCATGCGCCCGCCCACTATCTCGCCGCACAGGGCACGCGCCTGGGCCGGTCGGGCCGCGTCTTCATCAGCAGCGACGCCACGGGCCAGGTCTGGGTGGGCGGCGAGTCGGTCACCTGCATCGACGGCACCGTGCTGCTGTAG
- a CDS encoding PhzF family phenazine biosynthesis protein, whose protein sequence is MDSSTPPRQRPFKQVDVFSGQAYFGNPLAVVLDGEGLSDAQMLRFANWTNLSETTFLLPPTPEGRAGGADYRVRIFTPGGEMRFAGHPTLGSCHAWLQAGGRPRATQRVVQECAVGLVAVRRNDTRLSFAAPPLKRTAPGAMQLAQIAAALGLKSQQIIAAQMLDNGTAWLGLLLDDPHTVLQLKPNQLELKSLGLKVGVAAFYADEQGSALISRSNREARAFGNSPSPAPAADDEAAPNLEVRAFAAPVGILEDPVTGSLNASLAQWLIAEGHAPANYLAAQGTCLERAGRVFVTTDAQGQVWVGGESVTCIDGTVLL, encoded by the coding sequence ATGGACTCCTCCACCCCACCCCGCCAACGTCCCTTCAAGCAGGTCGACGTTTTCTCCGGCCAAGCCTACTTCGGCAATCCGCTGGCGGTGGTGCTCGACGGCGAGGGCCTGAGCGATGCGCAGATGCTGCGCTTCGCCAACTGGACCAACCTGTCGGAAACCACCTTCCTGCTGCCGCCCACGCCCGAGGGCCGGGCCGGCGGCGCCGACTACCGCGTGCGCATCTTCACGCCCGGCGGCGAGATGCGCTTCGCCGGCCATCCCACGCTCGGCAGTTGCCACGCCTGGCTGCAGGCCGGCGGCCGGCCGCGGGCAACGCAACGGGTGGTGCAGGAATGTGCGGTGGGGCTGGTGGCGGTTCGGCGCAACGACACCCGGCTTTCGTTCGCCGCACCGCCCCTGAAACGTACGGCCCCGGGTGCCATGCAACTGGCGCAGATCGCGGCGGCGCTGGGCTTGAAATCGCAGCAGATCATCGCCGCGCAGATGCTCGACAACGGCACGGCCTGGCTCGGCCTGCTGCTCGACGATCCACACACCGTGCTGCAGCTCAAGCCGAACCAGCTCGAACTGAAGAGCCTTGGCCTGAAAGTCGGCGTCGCAGCGTTCTACGCGGATGAGCAGGGCTCGGCGCTGATCAGCCGGTCGAACCGCGAGGCTCGCGCGTTCGGCAACAGCCCCTCGCCAGCGCCCGCCGCCGATGACGAAGCCGCGCCGAACCTCGAAGTGCGCGCTTTCGCCGCGCCGGTGGGCATCCTCGAAGACCCGGTGACCGGCAGCCTCAACGCCAGCCTGGCCCAGTGGTTGATCGCAGAGGGCCACGCGCCGGCGAACTACCTCGCCGCGCAGGGCACCTGCCTGGAACGCGCCGGCCGGGTGTTCGTCACCACCGACGCACAAGGCCAGGTGTGGGTGGGCGGCGAATCCGTCACCTGCATCGACGGCACGGTGCTGCTGTAG
- a CDS encoding glutathione S-transferase family protein: MLHLWGRMSSINVRKVVWTVQELGLTMQRTDAGGHFGIVLEPEFMAKNPNAMVPLLEDGEVTLWESNVIVRYLCAKYSPGNFYPESLGERFVAEQWMDWQQTTLNPAGRHAFVQLVRVAPEQRHQDWIDASNAETEPLMAILDAHLGRQAYLAGDRFTMADIPVACEIHRWTNLPQPQVPRPNIARWYAEILARPGALGVLDQALS; this comes from the coding sequence ATGTTGCATCTCTGGGGGCGCATGAGCTCCATCAATGTCCGCAAAGTGGTCTGGACCGTGCAGGAGCTCGGCCTGACCATGCAGCGCACCGACGCGGGTGGTCATTTCGGCATCGTGCTCGAGCCCGAATTCATGGCCAAGAACCCGAACGCCATGGTGCCGCTGCTCGAGGACGGCGAGGTCACGCTGTGGGAATCGAACGTGATCGTGCGTTACCTGTGCGCGAAATATTCGCCAGGCAACTTCTACCCTGAGTCGCTGGGCGAGCGCTTCGTGGCCGAGCAATGGATGGATTGGCAGCAGACCACGCTCAACCCCGCCGGCCGGCACGCCTTCGTGCAGCTGGTGCGGGTCGCCCCCGAACAGCGCCACCAGGACTGGATCGACGCCTCGAACGCCGAGACCGAACCGCTGATGGCCATCCTGGACGCCCACCTCGGCCGCCAGGCCTACCTCGCCGGCGACCGTTTCACCATGGCCGACATCCCTGTCGCCTGCGAAATCCACCGCTGGACCAACCTGCCCCAGCCCCAGGTGCCGCGCCCGAACATCGCGCGCTGGTACGCCGAGATCCTGGCGCGCCCCGGCGCGCTGGGTGTGCTGGACCAAGCGTTGAGCTGA
- a CDS encoding PLP-dependent aminotransferase family protein: MSTTTPWKLAGRAEKMNPSVIREILKVTEKPGIISFAGGLPSPKTFPIEPFRTACDKVLREDGQAALQYAASEGYAPLRQAVADLLPWEVDPAQVLITTGSQQALDLIGKVLIDKDSKILVETPTYLGAIQAFAPMEPNVVGVACDDEGVDIDDLVRKAEGARFLYVLPNFQNPTGRTMSEARRAALSQRAAELNLPLVEDNPYGDLWFDTPPAPSLTSRNPEGCLYMGSFSKVLAPGLRLGYIVAPKAIMPKLLQAKQAADLHTPGFNQRIVAEVMKGHFLDRHVPTIRSLYKTQRDAMLAALKREMPEGTAWNSPDGGMFIWARLPEGLEAISLLPKAVEKNVAFVPGAAFYADNADQRTLRLSFVTASVEQINTGIKALAEAIREHQPAKEIAPLEI, translated from the coding sequence ATGAGTACGACGACCCCGTGGAAGCTGGCCGGCCGCGCCGAGAAGATGAACCCTTCCGTGATCCGCGAAATCCTGAAGGTCACGGAAAAGCCCGGCATCATCAGCTTTGCCGGCGGCCTGCCATCGCCCAAGACCTTCCCGATCGAGCCGTTCCGCACCGCCTGCGACAAGGTGCTGCGCGAAGACGGCCAGGCTGCGCTGCAGTACGCCGCGAGCGAAGGCTACGCGCCGCTGCGCCAGGCCGTGGCCGACCTGCTGCCCTGGGAAGTCGATCCGGCGCAAGTGCTGATCACCACCGGTTCGCAGCAGGCGCTCGACCTGATCGGCAAGGTGCTGATCGACAAGGACAGCAAGATCCTGGTGGAGACCCCGACCTACCTCGGCGCGATCCAGGCCTTTGCGCCGATGGAGCCGAACGTGGTGGGCGTGGCCTGCGACGACGAAGGCGTGGACATCGACGACCTCGTCCGCAAAGCCGAGGGCGCGCGTTTCCTCTACGTGTTGCCCAACTTCCAGAACCCGACCGGCCGCACCATGAGCGAAGCCCGCCGCGCCGCCTTGTCCCAACGCGCGGCGGAGCTGAATCTGCCGCTGGTCGAAGACAACCCCTACGGCGACCTGTGGTTCGACACGCCGCCCGCGCCGTCGCTGACCTCGCGCAACCCCGAGGGCTGCCTCTACATGGGTTCGTTCTCCAAGGTGCTGGCCCCGGGCCTGCGCCTGGGCTACATCGTCGCGCCCAAGGCCATCATGCCCAAACTGCTGCAGGCCAAGCAGGCGGCCGACCTGCACACGCCGGGCTTCAACCAGCGCATCGTCGCCGAAGTCATGAAGGGCCATTTCCTGGACCGCCACGTGCCGACCATCCGTTCGCTGTACAAGACCCAGCGCGACGCCATGCTGGCCGCACTCAAGCGCGAAATGCCCGAAGGCACCGCCTGGAACTCGCCCGACGGCGGCATGTTCATCTGGGCGCGTCTGCCCGAAGGCCTGGAAGCCATCAGCCTGCTACCCAAGGCCGTGGAAAAGAACGTGGCCTTCGTGCCCGGTGCGGCGTTTTATGCCGACAACGCCGATCAGCGCACGCTGCGCCTGTCCTTCGTCACGGCCAGCGTCGAGCAGATCAACACCGGCATCAAGGCGCTGGCCGAAGCCATCCGTGAACACCAGCCGGCGAAGGAAATCGCCCCGCTGGAAATCTAA
- a CDS encoding LysE family translocator, whose amino-acid sequence MSAENWLAFCLFALVSSITPGPNNTMMLASGVNFGWIRSLRHMVGITSGFCFMVLLMGLGLGQLFLQLPWLYTVLRYLGGAYMLFLAWKILHSGAPAAQAGGTAGVGARPMGFFAAAAFQWVNPKAWVMALGAVTTYLPADHSVWQLLLLTLVMGLINLPSTGSWAVFGSAMRRYLREPRFLRVFNTVAALALVASLIPLFKA is encoded by the coding sequence ATGAGCGCCGAGAACTGGCTGGCTTTCTGCCTCTTCGCCCTGGTCAGCTCGATCACGCCCGGCCCCAACAACACCATGATGCTGGCCTCGGGGGTGAACTTCGGCTGGATCCGCTCGCTGCGCCACATGGTCGGCATCACCTCGGGTTTCTGTTTCATGGTGCTGCTCATGGGCCTGGGGCTCGGCCAGCTGTTCCTGCAGCTGCCCTGGCTGTACACCGTGCTGCGTTACCTCGGCGGCGCCTACATGCTGTTCCTGGCGTGGAAGATCCTGCACAGCGGCGCGCCGGCAGCACAGGCGGGCGGCACCGCAGGCGTCGGTGCCAGGCCCATGGGCTTCTTCGCCGCGGCCGCGTTCCAGTGGGTCAATCCCAAGGCCTGGGTGATGGCGCTGGGCGCGGTCACCACCTACCTGCCGGCCGACCACTCGGTGTGGCAGTTGCTGCTGCTCACGCTGGTGATGGGCCTGATCAACCTGCCCAGCACCGGCTCCTGGGCCGTGTTCGGCAGCGCCATGCGCCGCTATCTGCGCGAGCCGCGGTTTCTGCGCGTTTTCAACACCGTGGCGGCACTGGCGCTGGTCGCCTCGCTGATCCCGTTGTTCAAGGCCTGA
- a CDS encoding DMT family transporter, producing the protein MQSRNESLGLWLGLLGVVIFALTLPMTRLAVGTPADPQMSGLFIALGRAAAAGGLSVLFLLSTRAPLPKRADWLPLALTAAGVVFGFPLLTSVAMRHVEAVHASVIVGVLPLATAGVGALLHRQRPSTGFWLCAALGSALVVAFAMLRSGDGLRISAADGLLLLAMLFGAMGYGYGGRLSQHMRAEHVICWALVISLPATLPAAWFSWPTVPVRTTAWWGFAYVAVFSMWLGFFAWYRGLALGGTVRVSQVQLVQPFLSMLFAVPLLGESLDLVTVGFGLAVIAIVFVGKSQATTATAVQQKAKP; encoded by the coding sequence ATGCAGAGCCGCAACGAAAGCCTGGGCCTGTGGCTCGGCCTGCTCGGCGTGGTGATCTTCGCGCTGACCCTGCCGATGACGCGCCTGGCCGTGGGCACACCAGCCGATCCGCAGATGTCTGGGCTGTTCATCGCGCTCGGCCGCGCCGCGGCGGCGGGCGGGTTGTCGGTGCTGTTCCTGCTGTCCACCCGAGCGCCGCTGCCCAAGCGTGCAGACTGGCTGCCGCTGGCGCTCACCGCCGCTGGTGTGGTGTTCGGTTTTCCGCTGTTGACTTCGGTGGCGATGCGCCATGTCGAGGCGGTGCACGCGAGCGTGATCGTCGGCGTGTTGCCGCTGGCCACGGCCGGTGTAGGCGCGCTGCTGCACCGGCAGCGGCCGTCCACGGGCTTCTGGCTGTGCGCCGCGCTCGGCAGCGCACTGGTGGTGGCCTTCGCCATGCTGCGGTCGGGTGACGGGCTGCGCATTTCCGCGGCCGACGGGTTGCTGCTGTTGGCCATGCTGTTCGGCGCCATGGGGTATGGCTACGGCGGTCGGCTGTCGCAGCACATGCGCGCGGAACACGTGATCTGCTGGGCGCTGGTGATTTCGCTGCCGGCCACGCTGCCCGCGGCCTGGTTCAGCTGGCCCACCGTGCCGGTGCGCACCACGGCCTGGTGGGGCTTTGCCTATGTGGCGGTGTTCTCGATGTGGCTGGGCTTTTTCGCCTGGTACCGCGGCCTGGCGCTGGGCGGCACGGTGCGGGTGAGCCAGGTGCAGCTGGTGCAGCCGTTCCTCAGCATGCTGTTCGCCGTGCCGCTGCTCGGCGAATCGCTGGACCTGGTCACCGTGGGCTTCGGCCTGGCGGTGATCGCCATCGTGTTCGTCGGCAAATCGCAGGCCACCACGGCGACGGCCGTCCAGCAAAAGGCGAAGCCATGA
- a CDS encoding LysE family translocator, whose product MNPTEFTALLALATAMSFSPGPNTTLSTALAANHGLRRAMPFVCAVPFGWGVVLGLCALGLGALLVAVPLLGLMVKIVGVAYLLWLAWKLARSSRLAEADASRLSVGFWQGAALQFVNIKAWMLALAIVAGWIAGREDALQRFATVLPVMLAYAFFSNLAYALLGSLLRAWLAQGNRLLWFNRAMALVLFVTALWIMKL is encoded by the coding sequence ATGAACCCCACCGAATTCACGGCCCTGCTGGCGCTGGCCACCGCGATGAGTTTTTCGCCCGGCCCGAACACCACGCTGTCCACCGCGCTCGCGGCCAACCACGGCCTGCGCCGGGCCATGCCCTTCGTCTGCGCGGTGCCGTTCGGCTGGGGTGTGGTACTCGGCCTGTGCGCGCTCGGCCTGGGGGCGCTGCTGGTGGCGGTGCCGCTGCTCGGGCTGATGGTGAAGATCGTCGGCGTGGCCTACCTGCTGTGGCTGGCCTGGAAACTCGCGCGCTCGTCGCGGCTGGCCGAGGCCGACGCCTCGCGGCTGTCCGTCGGCTTCTGGCAGGGCGCGGCGCTGCAGTTCGTCAACATCAAGGCGTGGATGCTGGCGCTGGCCATCGTGGCCGGCTGGATCGCCGGGCGCGAGGACGCACTGCAACGTTTTGCCACCGTTCTGCCGGTGATGCTGGCCTATGCTTTCTTCAGCAACCTCGCCTATGCGCTGCTCGGCTCGCTGCTGCGCGCGTGGCTGGCCCAGGGCAACCGGTTGTTGTGGTTCAACCGCGCCATGGCGCTGGTGCTCTTCGTCACCGCCTTGTGGATCATGAAGCTATGA
- a CDS encoding PLP-dependent aminotransferase family protein: protein MLMKANSQTLAEQLAAHFADRIRNYLLAGGARLPSVRQCAEQHQVSPSTVVAAYDRLLAQGLVEARKNRGFFVREVASAQDHSARGAIDSRAEAAPLIHPPINAAALMRGMFHGMSSKPHPGVGVFPADWLANSFMPAAVRRIAAGKAEFSLQYGEPAGDLGLRQTLSKKLVGLNIHAAPEHIITTVGATHALDVVSRSLLRAGDYVMVEEPGWAVEFARLDALGMRILPVPRRADGPDLAVMARYCELHKPKLFVSVSVFHNPTGYCLTPGSAHRVLTLANQHDFHIVEDDTYAHLAPEHATRLCVLDGLQRTIYASGFSKILAPGWRIGYLAAPPALVERLLDTKLVATLSTPALLEKALAWCIDQGQLRRHAERVRVRLDQARTRSVKLAVAAGCSFAAEPAGLFGWVETGVDTDALGQRLLDEGHLIAPGALFHAQRRPSTLMRINFATTQEPGFWKVFERVRRGM from the coding sequence ATGTTGATGAAGGCCAATTCGCAGACCCTGGCCGAGCAGCTCGCCGCGCATTTCGCCGACCGCATCCGCAACTACCTGCTGGCCGGCGGGGCGCGTCTGCCTTCGGTGCGGCAATGTGCCGAGCAGCACCAGGTCAGCCCATCGACCGTGGTGGCGGCCTACGACCGGCTGCTGGCGCAGGGCCTGGTGGAGGCGCGCAAGAACCGCGGATTTTTTGTACGAGAAGTGGCCTCGGCACAGGACCATTCTGCGAGAGGTGCTATCGATTCAAGAGCGGAGGCGGCGCCGCTGATCCATCCGCCGATCAACGCCGCGGCGCTGATGCGCGGCATGTTCCACGGCATGAGCAGCAAGCCCCATCCCGGCGTGGGCGTGTTTCCTGCCGATTGGCTGGCCAACAGCTTTATGCCGGCGGCTGTGCGGCGCATCGCTGCGGGCAAGGCCGAGTTCTCCTTGCAATACGGCGAACCGGCCGGCGACCTCGGCCTGCGCCAGACGTTGTCGAAGAAATTGGTGGGGCTGAACATCCACGCCGCGCCGGAGCACATCATCACCACCGTCGGCGCCACGCATGCGCTCGATGTGGTGAGCCGCAGCCTGCTGCGCGCGGGCGACTACGTGATGGTCGAGGAGCCGGGCTGGGCCGTGGAATTCGCACGGCTCGACGCGCTGGGCATGCGCATCCTGCCGGTGCCGCGCCGCGCCGACGGGCCCGACCTGGCGGTGATGGCGCGCTACTGCGAATTGCACAAACCCAAGCTGTTCGTGAGCGTGAGCGTGTTCCACAACCCGACGGGTTACTGCCTCACGCCCGGCAGCGCGCACCGGGTGCTGACGCTGGCCAACCAGCACGACTTCCACATCGTCGAGGACGACACCTATGCCCACCTCGCGCCCGAACACGCCACGCGCCTGTGTGTGCTCGACGGCCTGCAGCGCACCATCTACGCCAGCGGCTTCTCCAAGATCCTCGCGCCGGGTTGGCGCATCGGCTACCTGGCCGCGCCGCCGGCACTGGTGGAGCGGCTGCTCGACACCAAGCTCGTGGCCACGCTGTCCACGCCCGCGCTGCTGGAAAAGGCGCTGGCCTGGTGCATCGACCAGGGCCAGTTGCGCCGGCACGCGGAACGTGTACGCGTCCGGCTCGACCAGGCGCGCACACGCAGCGTGAAACTGGCGGTGGCCGCGGGCTGCAGCTTCGCGGCGGAGCCGGCGGGGCTGTTCGGCTGGGTCGAGACCGGGGTGGACACGGATGCACTGGGCCAGCGGCTGCTGGATGAAGGCCATTTGATTGCGCCCGGGGCCTTGTTCCACGCGCAGCGGCGGCCGAGCACGCTGATGCGCATCAACTTCGCGACGACGCAGGAGCCGGGGTTCTGGAAGGTGTTCGAGCGGGTGCGCCGGGGGATGTAG
- a CDS encoding HDOD domain-containing protein has product MTSSVLGSVTLGYRPLWNQRRDLAGVQLFVEAGQQGAIDAVHLLDALAELDTLTTPPLLLSMQSRQLLCDMLDHAPANDGTHWIEVRQEWLTDAAMAQRVRAAHQRGLRLVWRGPAEQPPEADLARCFVRSLITLSPQGALAALQAGAAQRDVSSLTSAAATRSPVLAGQIYEGVASRALMAHCLDQQNAYALLGWPDEDILHSHRHQAIAPEHRTMMRVIKAVEADQSMEQIEAVLSEEPVLAYRFLAYVNSAGVGVRTGVESLRHGLMMLGYASLAKWLVAQLPQASEDNNLHPVKAAMVLRARLMEHLLDAGTEDALRRDIYLCGLFSQLDLLLGEPLGTVLRRIPLSDRIYDATVKHAGPYASSLEIACAQATDDTKAIRALCRKHNLPIDDANRALLRTLVTLKVQPASR; this is encoded by the coding sequence ATGACCTCTTCCGTCCTCGGCAGCGTCACCCTCGGGTACCGCCCGCTCTGGAACCAGCGCCGCGACCTGGCCGGGGTACAGCTTTTCGTCGAGGCCGGACAGCAGGGTGCGATCGACGCGGTCCACCTGCTCGACGCGCTGGCCGAACTCGACACCCTGACCACGCCGCCGCTGCTGCTGTCGATGCAGTCGCGCCAGCTGCTGTGCGACATGCTCGACCACGCGCCGGCCAACGACGGCACGCACTGGATCGAAGTGCGCCAGGAGTGGCTCACCGACGCGGCCATGGCACAACGCGTGCGCGCCGCCCACCAGCGCGGGCTGCGCCTGGTCTGGCGCGGCCCGGCCGAACAGCCGCCCGAGGCCGACCTGGCACGCTGTTTCGTCAGGAGCCTGATCACGCTGTCGCCGCAGGGCGCGCTGGCCGCGCTGCAGGCCGGCGCGGCGCAACGCGATGTCTCCAGCCTTACTTCGGCCGCCGCCACCCGCAGCCCGGTGCTGGCCGGCCAGATCTACGAGGGCGTGGCCAGCCGCGCGCTGATGGCGCACTGCCTGGACCAGCAGAACGCCTATGCCCTGCTCGGCTGGCCCGACGAGGACATCCTGCACAGCCACCGCCACCAGGCCATCGCGCCCGAGCACCGCACCATGATGCGCGTGATCAAGGCCGTGGAGGCCGACCAGTCGATGGAGCAGATCGAAGCCGTGCTGAGCGAGGAACCGGTGCTGGCCTACCGCTTCCTGGCCTATGTGAACTCGGCCGGCGTCGGCGTGCGCACCGGCGTCGAATCGCTGCGCCACGGGCTGATGATGCTGGGCTACGCGTCGCTCGCCAAATGGCTCGTGGCCCAGTTGCCGCAGGCCTCCGAAGACAACAACCTGCACCCGGTGAAGGCCGCCATGGTGCTGCGTGCGCGGCTCATGGAACACCTGCTCGACGCCGGCACCGAAGACGCGCTGCGCCGCGACATCTACCTCTGCGGCCTGTTTTCCCAACTCGACCTGCTGCTCGGCGAGCCGCTGGGCACGGTGCTGCGCCGCATCCCGCTGTCCGACCGGATCTACGACGCCACGGTGAAGCATGCCGGCCCCTATGCCTCGTCGCTCGAGATCGCCTGCGCCCAGGCCACGGACGACACCAAGGCCATCCGCGCGCTGTGCCGCAAGCACAACCTGCCGATCGACGACGCGAACCGGGCGTTGTTGCGGACGCTGGTGACTTTGAAGGTCCAACCTGCTTCTCGGTAG